From Drosophila suzukii unplaced genomic scaffold, CBGP_Dsuzu_IsoJpt1.0 scf_4, whole genome shotgun sequence, a single genomic window includes:
- the LOC118876870 gene encoding eukaryotic translation initiation factor 3 subunit J-like, which yields MKHTKDSRRTLRTQRERTRASKVSIGTDRRKRKTRIKSLPKEGGRRHRAESCTVDLGSKKDEEKPTKTEAPAKTKPSKALNAKLEQQARLEEEAEAERLANLSPEDKLAEKLRLQKIQEASDLKHAQDAFGVTSTSGGLDALNPESKEEFKEFGATISWKVAQFRESEHFPQFVEDLLRSLCVNLSAADIKRVEMTVETLHSERLKQGPEVRGIHGSSSVLKSILG from the coding sequence ATGAAACACACAAAGGACAGcaggagaacgttaagaacacaaagggagcgaaccagagcgtctaaggtctcgattgggactgatcggaggaaaagaaaaacacgcatcaaaagtctgccgaaggaagggggaagacggcacagagcagagagctgtaccgtagatctgggtagtaagaaggaCGAGGAGAAGCCCACGAAAACAGAAGCCCCAGCCAAAACCAAGCCAAGCAAGGCACTAAATGCCAAATTGGAGCAGCAAGCGCGGCTGGAAGAGGAAGCGGAGGCGGAACGACTGGCTAACTTATCACCCGAGGACAAACTGGCCGAGAAGCTGCGCCTGCAAAAGATCCAGGAGGCCTCAGACCTCAAACACGCCCAAGACGCCTTCGGCGTGACGAGTACGAGCGGCGGCCTCGATGCCCTCAATCCGGAAAGCAAGGAGGAGTTCAAGGAGTTCGGCGCCACGATCAGCTGGAAGGTGGCCCAGTTCCGGGAATCGGAGCACTTTCCCCAGTTCGTCGAAGATCTGTTGCGCAGCCTATGCGTGAACCTGAGCGCCGCTGACATCAAAAGGGTCGAAATGACCGTGGAGACATTGCACTCGGAAaggctgaaacaggggccagaagtgaggggcatacatggcagctccagcgtcctgaaatcaatattgggttaa